One window of the Balaenoptera ricei isolate mBalRic1 chromosome X, mBalRic1.hap2, whole genome shotgun sequence genome contains the following:
- the LOC132357497 gene encoding caspase-3-like isoform X2: protein MENTENSVDSKSIKTSETKVLHGSKSMNSGISLDDSYKMHYPEMGLCMIINNKNFHKSTGMSCRSGTDVDAANLWETFTNLKYEVRNKNDLTCKEILELMYSVSKEDHSKRSSYICVLLSHGEEGKIFGTNGPVDLKKLAGFFRGDCCRSLTGKPKLFIIQHLVTIPGEIQRTDPGSSSHFVQC from the exons ATGGAGAACACTGAAAATTCAGTGGATTCAAAATCCATTAAAACTTCAGAGACAAAGGTCTTACATGGAAGCAAATCAATGAACTCTGGAATATCCTTGGATGATAGTTACAAAATGCATTATCCTGAAATGGGTTTATGTATGATAATTAATAACAAGAACTTTCATAAAAGTACTGGGATGTCATGTCGGTCTGGTACAGATGTAGATGCAGCAAACCTCTGGGAAACCTTCACGAACTTGAAATACGAAGTCAGGAATAAAAATGATCTTACATGTAAAGAAATTTTGGAATTAATGTACAGTGTTTCTAAAGAAGATCATAGCAAAAGGAGCAGTTATATTTGCGTGCTTCTAAGCcatggtgaggaaggaaaaattttTGGAACAAATGGACCTGTCGATCTGAAAAAATTAGCAGGTTTCTTCAGAGGGGACTGTTGTAGAAGTCTAACTGGAAAACCCAAACTTTTCATTATTCAG CACCTGGTTACTATTCCTGGCGAAATTCAAAGGACGGATCCTGGTTCATCCAGTCACTTTGTGCAATGCTGA
- the LOC132357497 gene encoding caspase-3-like isoform X1: MENTENSVDSKSIKTSETKVLHGSKSMNSGISLDDSYKMHYPEMGLCMIINNKNFHKSTGMSCRSGTDVDAANLWETFTNLKYEVRNKNDLTCKEILELMYSVSKEDHSKRSSYICVLLSHGEEGKIFGTNGPVDLKKLAGFFRGDCCRSLTGKPKLFIIQACRGTELDCGIETDSGVEDDTACQKILLEADFLCAYSTAPGYYSWRNSKDGSWFIQSLCAMLKQYAYKLELMHALTWVNQKLVIEFESFSTDSAFHAKKLIPCIVSMLTKELYF; the protein is encoded by the coding sequence ATGGAGAACACTGAAAATTCAGTGGATTCAAAATCCATTAAAACTTCAGAGACAAAGGTCTTACATGGAAGCAAATCAATGAACTCTGGAATATCCTTGGATGATAGTTACAAAATGCATTATCCTGAAATGGGTTTATGTATGATAATTAATAACAAGAACTTTCATAAAAGTACTGGGATGTCATGTCGGTCTGGTACAGATGTAGATGCAGCAAACCTCTGGGAAACCTTCACGAACTTGAAATACGAAGTCAGGAATAAAAATGATCTTACATGTAAAGAAATTTTGGAATTAATGTACAGTGTTTCTAAAGAAGATCATAGCAAAAGGAGCAGTTATATTTGCGTGCTTCTAAGCcatggtgaggaaggaaaaattttTGGAACAAATGGACCTGTCGATCTGAAAAAATTAGCAGGTTTCTTCAGAGGGGACTGTTGTAGAAGTCTAACTGGAAAACCCAAACTTTTCATTATTCAGGCCTGCCGAGGCACAGAACTGGACTGTGGTATTGAGACAGACAGTGGTGTTGAGGATGACACGGCCTGTCAGAAAATACTGCTTGAGGCAGACTTCTTGTGTGCATATTCTACAGCACCTGGTTACTATTCCTGGCGAAATTCAAAGGACGGATCCTGGTTCATCCAGTCACTTTGTGCAATGCTGAAACAGTACGCTTACAAGCTTGAGCTTATGCATGCTCTCACTTGGGTGAACCAAAAGCTAGTGATAGAATTCGAGTCCTTTTCCACTGATTCTGCTTTTCACGCAAAGAAACTGATTCCTTGTATTGTGTCTATGCTCACAAAAGAACTGTATTTTTAA